One Mus caroli chromosome 6, CAROLI_EIJ_v1.1, whole genome shotgun sequence genomic window, taacagaagagaaaagagtaCAAGCTTTGAGCACACAATCTTGGGAAATGCACACTGCAACAGTACAAGAGAATTTAGAGAATCTACCCCAAAATAGAgaggaaaattaaaatggaagCTGAACACTAGAGGAGCACTAGGTAGAACTGCTTTGCTTAAGAATAAAGGAAGACTAAACATAGAACAAAAGTCTATGGACTTAATGATTGCAGGTTATCATAAGCTTTGAATTTTTGTAAGTTAATGAGTAGAACTTTCCACAGCTTAGAAGAAAAGTAGTAGGAAGTGAATCTGGAAATTGGAAGCCAGTCATGAGCTGCAGATAATTCtagaatatgtatataataaacaacaacatagatttgcatatgcatattttCTATAATGAGAGGGAAATGCGAAGGTAATCCCTACTCCAGAACAAAGAAATCTAAGGTcaataaggagaaagaaaaaaaaaagggggggggtccCAAAAGAGGTATAGAGCAGGAAATTAAAATGAGTTATTGTAGCTAAGAACTGGCACCTCTGGAGTCAAGGAACTTGGTAAATGCATGCTCATCTCCCAACCTTAATTTCACCAGTGACTCGTTCAGCCACGCAGACTCTGTGTATATTCACTCCAGGAGCTCAAGGACCCTCCTCCAGGCCTTAGAGAGAAGTTACAAGGGTGCAAAGCATGTGAGACTTATTAATAATGAGACCTGTCAGTAGTGGAGCTGGAGGTGTGCAAGAGATGCACATGAGTCAAACACTTGCCTGGTCTTCTGGTAATAGGCCAGTGCAATGGGTACCAATCACTAGCCAGTGTTCCATTCTGGTTCTGTGTCTTTCCCTCCACTTGCTTGGCAGTTTGAGATGGGAAGGGTGATATCTTCCTTCAAATGTCAGTTTATGGCAGAGTAGTGCTAAGTAAATCTGTAAGATTAATGGAAAAGAGGACCCCATTCAAGCCAGATTTACTACATAGTCATCACTTACctgctaaaatatttttttctaatgaactattttttttaaaaagatttttagaaTTCAAATTCTAAATGGAATGTCTCTTTTAGAATGACAGTTGCTTTCACAGGCTGATTGTGATTTTGGAAAATCACCACGGTAAGTGCATGTGGGAGGATGAGGAGTGAGCAGCAAAGGAGGAACTGTCAGAAGTGGGTGGGGCCAGGTTGTGAGGAGGATATTTGTGAGGAGTTGAAGGCATGTTGTAGGGTAAACCATGTACAACACAGAGATTTCTGGTACTGGCTGCTCTCTTTTGTTCATTGTCTGGTAAGAGAGTTAAAGCAGTGGCACCGCCACCCTTCCAGCTCAGAGATCAAAATTTTACCagcttctctttgtcttcagtTCCTCCCACCTCTGTGCTGATGAAGGAAATGTCAGTGAATAGGCAAGCATGCAGCAAGAATGAgccaatttaaaaagtaaaatgaaacttGGTTCTATTCAGCATTCATATTATACTATAGGAGGTTTACTGAAAAGGTTCTTAACCAACTAAAGCAAAATGGTGACCTCTCTCCAACTATACATGCACTAAAATTCATACTTTATTCTGGCCTGGGTGATGACAAAtggactttaaatatttttcttttatttagatcATCTAACCATCTCTATTCTTGATTTCATGAAAACTATATCCAAAGTATAGAGTCTTTAATAGTTATTAAGATATTTAGttagtttatgtgtatagatattttgtatacatgcatatatgggcACCACAAGTCTGTcatgcctagtgcctgcagaTGTCAGAAGGCACTGGATCTCTTTGAacaggaattatagatggttatgggCTACTATGTAGATGCTGAAAGACAAACCCTGATCCTTTACAAGGGCAACAAACAGTGTCCCATCTCTTGAACCCCCCCCAAAGGGTAGGTCCTTAATAACAACAAACTcaaaggatgaaaaagaaaaatcgaCGACCTTCCCCAAGTTAACTAAAGGCTGAAGAGATCAAAGGGGCCACTTGTTCCACTGCTCCCAGTCCTTAAGGTCAAAAccaaatgtgagctctcagatgTATTGAAGTCTACTTCCTCAGATATTTGTGACTGAATTCATGGAAGGGATGGGAGGGAAAATGGTATTTGCTATTTCAACATAGTGGTCATGTTGCTactaacactcacacacacacacatataaatataaatatatatatatatatatatatatatatatatatatatatatacaaatatacatattcaccaatacacatataaatatatacatccCATGTTAGCCACATTTGAGCTTATATATAGGTTTGTGCTAttaatagtttgtgtgtgtgtgtgtttagcattaAACCAAAGTCATGCTCTTNGGCCACTTGTTCCACTGCTCCCAGTCCTTAAGGTCAAAAccaaatgtgagctctcagatgTATTGAAGTCTACTTCCTCAGATATTTGTGACTGACAAAACGGAAGGGATGGCACAGAAAATGGTATTCGCAATTTCACCATAGTGCTCTATGGGCAactaacactcacacacacacacatataaatataaatatatatatatatatatatatatatatatatatatatatataaaactatgtcAATTCCTCAATTCATGACTTAAAGTTTCTATCCCATGTTAGCCACATTTGAGCTTATATATAGGTTTGTGCTAttaatagtttgtgtgtgtgtgtgtttagcattaAACCAAAGTCATGCTCTTGAACAGTAAAACTCTTTATATCTTGGATATCTAATGCTTTCTGCAGTCCTTACTTCTTCCAAATCTTCCTTGTATAATAGACTAATGAATTTCACTCATGCACTTAACCAGTCCAGTTACATTCTTTTCTGCTTATCATTTTATCGGCTAATATCATGGACCATTCTCTACTCATTATAGAACTGAAGATGGGTTATTGAAGTGGTAAGGTTGTAAGCATGGTAGTAGCATATAATCTTCAGGCTTTAGCTGATCCCTCTGATACCAAATCATATCCACATGAAGGCCTTCATCTGTCCTAAGGCACAGTAAACACAAAACACACTGGGATCAGGTCCATCATGATTCAAAGTGCCTGATTGGCAGATGAGAAGGTTACATAGATGAATCAAAAGTATTATTTTTGTGCTTCTTGATGAACAACTCTTTCACTTTCAGTGTAAATTAACATTTTTTCGATGGGAACAGACAACCAGACATGGATGCATGAATTTATCCTCCTTGGCCTGTCCAGTGACTGGAATACTGAAGTCTCTCTCTTTATCCTGTTCTTGCTGATGTACCTGGTGACAGTATTGGGGAACTTCCTCATCATTGTTCTGATCAGACTGGACAGCAGACTCCACACTCCCATGTATTTCTTTCTCACCAACCTGTCCCTGGTGGATGTGTCTTATGCCACAAGCATAGTCCCCCAGCTGCTGGCTCATTTTCTTGCCACACACAAGGCAATCCCATTTCTGAGCTGTGCAGCCcagttatttttctctctggGCTTAGGAGGGATTGAGTTTGTCCTATTAGCAATGATGGCCTATGACCGTTATGTGGCAGTGTGCAATCCACTGAGATACTCCGCCATAATGCATACAGGACTTTGCAGTAGGATGGCTATTGTTTCTTGGGTTGGTGGTTCCATCAACTCAGTCATGCAGACTGCTATCACCTTCCAACTGCCCATGTGCACGAACATGTACATAGACCATATATCCTGTGAGCTTCTTGCTGTGGTGAGGCTGGCTTGTGTGGACACCTCTGCCAATGAAGTTGCTATCATGGTATCCAGCATCATTCTCCTGATGACTCCATTCTGCCTGGTCCTCCTATCCTACATCCAGATCATCTCCACCATCCTCAAAATCCAGtccaaagagggaagaaagaaagcgTTTCACACCTGTGCCTCCCACCTCACTGTGGTTGCCCTGTGCTATGGCATGGCCATTTTCACGTATATACAGCCCCACTCCAGCCCCTCTGTCCTACAGGAAAAGTTGATTTCTCTATTCTATGCGATTTTGACACCCATGTTGAACCCCATGATTTACAGTCTAAGAAATAAGGAAGTGAAGGGGGCTTGGCAGAAATTACTGGGAAAATTCTCTGAGTTCACATCAAAACTGAAAACCTGAGGAATCTTGaacaccactgaagaaaaaggCTTTGCTCCTGTGTTCTGCACCCAACTCAGATGTGACAGTCATTTCCATGGAGATAAAGGTGGGGCTGACACGTCATGACTGGTGATGTGACTGGTGATGTTATGCAGGTGGCTGAGTGACTGTGCTAGGGTATGGGTGTGGGTCTATTTTATGTCACAGCTGAGTGTACACAGCTGAGTGTCACAGCTGAGTGTACACTGGAGCTAACCTGCACTGTCACTGAGATCACACTATTACTCAATCTTGATTTATACAGCATGACAACTTGAAAAAAAACACTaacctttcaattttttttttttgcattgcttAATATCATAAACCTCTTCTTGACTTTTACATTGTCCACAAAGTATTCTATACAAGTATGTACGTCAATATCTTTCAGAAAAGTTTATTGTGTTTCCAGGAGGCTGGAAATGCATCTTTAAGTCTGTAGACTCAAATAATGCATACTCTGTGTAATCAGAGGCAGCTACCAAGTGAGTCAACATTTGGAAGAAACTGTTGTTAAAGCCTTTAAGATGTATAACTACCTACATGTAGCACCAATGGCTTTCTGTTAATATCAACAACTGCAGAAAGAACATGAGGCTCTTACTTTATCTTTAAAGGGATCAACCAAAGGTTTTCATATACTCAGTTACTAGACAGTTAAAACCTTTAACTTTCAGGTACTAATAGACAGCTTTCAACCAATTTCATTGCATATATATGGTGTCTATGTAAAATATGGAATAGGACTAATTACTAAAAACTTTACAAGTGCTTTCTCTAAATTGTAGAAGCAAGATAAATCCCAATATTATGACACATGATGTATAAGAACTCAATGACAATGTCTGTAAAAGGGAAGCTGTTTCTGCTAGAGGCAAACAGTGGTATTACCTATGTAATACCTACATTTCATTCTCACAGAGGAAGACACAGGAAGAGGCTGTATATTCCCAGCTGTGACTGTTCTTTTGGACACGTTTGTAAAATTTTTACATTCCATGGCATGTTTATCCTTAAGCattgcccccccaccccaatttGTCTAAAGTCTTTATGTGAAAATGGTTTTTCAGCTTTTATAACTTAGGAAACAGAAATAGTGAGGGCACTGGTTATGTATACAGTAACAGACTAGCACAGTCACACATTCTGTTagaattacatattttttattttgttttatatggcTTTTAAGACTTTTTTATGGATTAAACCTTATGTAAATTAAGATATTTCTTGAAATAACAGTTCTCTCATGTGTGGGAAAGACATTCTCAGTAGAAGGTGGAAAAGTGTTGTTGCTTCAGTGAGAAGGTGAAACAGTGTTTTAATAAAGTCACTACATATAACTTTTCAAAAAGTTGGGCACTGAAAGGTGCTGGgtgtatttaatctcaggcccaccctgagaagtgggatatggttttatgcatccattttccaccatgagAATAAACTGTTTGGAACCATGGACTATCTTTTTTTACCAAGATCCACAGCGGGGAGCCATGAAggaggcctttgcctacagagctgcAGACTAATCttccatagaaggcctctctgcactcatACCCACAACTGCCACCAAACCTGCATTTGCCAAACTAAAGACAATCACACCCTGCTGGAACAAGCCAGATCTCTCTTTCTTGCTCCCCACCATATAGCCCCATAGCCTGGAGCTCTACAATGTCCCCAGCCTTAGCTCCCCactccattctctgctcttctgagaCTCCCAGCTGTGTCTGAGAATCCCACAGCCCAGCCTCATCACAGGTCCAGGGACTCCCCTAACCAGCTCCAGCTTTCCCACACCTGAGACTGTGCTTTTCCACCCCTGAGGTTGTGTCTCAGCTCTTCTCTATAGCCCAGAACCCATACCAGCAGTGATGTGGGATAAGCACATTCAAACTTCCCTCGACCTACTTTCTGAATCAGCCatgccctgtggcagagcagacttAGTCCGGCAACACTATAGGAAGATACTTTCAAATAAAACTTTTTCTAATAATTATTAACCATAAACggtcacttgaggtttttttttaaagcacaattTCATAAAAATTACTGTTCAAATAAAAATCTCCATAAGACAAATGTAGAGCAATAGCATACCAAGTCTCTGAAAATCCTTtaaactatattattattatatctccCAATTTCCTTTTCTTAGCACTGGAATTACTTTTTCAATAGCACTATCCTGTTCATCTCAGTTGAGCTTTCTGTGCAGTTAGGATATTTTAATGACATACTGAcggaatacatttttttcctgcccTTCAGACTCTATATCACCTGTTATACTTAGAAGCTTTATTGGGCTCTGAAGGATTATAGTAGACCTGAGCATAGCAATCATGtttctggcaggccttgcccttcccccatttcctcttACTTGCtaaactgttagattacattcgTAAAGCTAGTCACTAAGGTCTATTCCCTTACTTGGCTACTCCTTTCCcatgaggctgactaccaaggtccagctataaaagtattgaagtccagaaATCAAAAGCCTCCTTTTGGTTATCCTAATTAACATGGTAAATCAAAAGAAACCAACTCATCCTAACAcaagctttctctttttctctttataaactgccatttttctATGGGCaatgtctgtctcttctctatccAGAGACAGTCATTTATTCTTCCAAGGAAAatatcccttcttccctctcttgttaCATTTCCCTTCTCCCTTGCTCTGTATCTCTTGCCTTTGTCTCTTACATCTTATCCTTTGTCCCTCCGGGACTTCAAGGAAATGAGAATAGGAGAGCCACATGTACAGGAATGCTAAGGTTGAGGTCTGTCACCACCTGCTACCTGGAAGTTCAGCATGTTTATTAGGTATGACACAGGGGTGGGGATAAGCTATTTTCTAGAGAAGGTATCTGCAGGTAAACATCAGAGGGAGGAAGCTGTAGTTGTCGGTTTGCATATAGTGGTTAACTGTCCATAAATACTCATACTCCAATGCCAAGGACAGTTTTGCCATTTATTTTGAGCCTGACTCATGGGGGAAAATGGCTTTGCTGATTGATATGAGTCCAAGGCCTTGGTCTCCTTGACATGACTATGTACTTGTCAATAGTGTGAATTCACTCACAATTTCACTCACACAAAACTTCCTCCACTCCCTCCAAAGTAGAACCTCATGGATGGTAACAATCTTTCTACAAGAGACACACagtgctattttttttctctgcacgCTACAATAGTTGTCAATATTTCCTCAGAAAGGAATTagattttgtgtgcatgttttgtaTATGTTGGGCCTTTTGCTGGTTTAATCTTATTCATGCAGTTACAGTGGCtgtgagtatatatgtacaaCATCTCAATTATAGCAAGTAGTCAATGTTTCCCAGAATTTATCCACCATCTTTGACTCTTGCCatctttcttgttccttttttgAGAAGACTTCTCAGCCCTGGGGTGGGGATTAATATAGGTGACCTATTTAGGCCACAGCAATGCACCATATtctattctctgcactttgaccagttgtgagtttctgtgttgaTAGTCATCTACTGCAGATATAGGTTTCTTCAGTAAAGATGGAGAACTAAAATTTTGGCTTGTAAACATAAATAGTATGCAGTTTAAATCTATATTCATTCTTCTGAATAAGTATAGTAAGCTCTCCCCTAGGGCCTATGAGTTTCCCAGTCATGAGCTATTGACCCAGTTAACAGTTTCAGGCATGAATTATATCATGTGGAATGTGTCTTAACATCTGATTGGAAAATGGTTAGTTATTCCTAAAACATTTGTGTCACTATTACACCATTGTATCCAATGGATTTCTAACACAAATTAGTAGCTATTAACATAATGGACTAAATAATGTTTTCTAATTAGGGCTAATGTGTGGGTTGCATAttattcaaagaagacctaataccaatactcttcaaactattctacaaaatagaaacagaaggaacactacccaattcattttatgaagccacaattactctgattcctaaaccacaaaaagatccaaaaaagaaagagaacctcagatcaatttcccttatgaatattgatgcaaaaatactcaataaaattctcaaaacccAAGTTCAAGAGCGCATTAAAAGGaacatctatcatgatcaagtaggtgtCATACCAGggtgcagggatagttcaatatacacAATTCCATCAATGTAGTCCACTacataaacaagctcaaagaaaaaaaccacatgatcattccattaaatgctgagaaagcatttgacaaaatccaacaccccttcatgataaaagtcttggaaaggtgaGGAATTCTAGGCCCATACCTcgacatagtaaaagcaatatatagcgaaccagtaggcaacatcaaattaaatggatagaaacttgaagtaatcccactaaaatcagggactagacaaggctgcccactctctccctacctattcaaaatagtaatcaaagtcttagccagagcaattaggcaacaaaaggaagtaaaaaggataaaaattggaaaggaagaagtcaaaatatcactatttgcagatgatatgatcatatacataagtgacaccaaaaattccaccagagaattcataAACCTGATAAAAAGTTCAGCAAAgttgttggatataaaattaaacaaatcagtggcatgactctacacaaaggataaacaggctgagaaagaaattagggaaacaacacccttcacaatagccacaaatagtataaaatacattAATGTGACTTTAActaacaagtgaaagatctgtatgataagaacttcaagtctctgaagaaagaaattgaggatcttaaaagatggaaagatctcccatgctcattgattaataggattaatatagtaaaaatggccgtcttgtggaaagcaatctacagattcaatgcaatctccagcaaaattccagcacaattcttcatagagttagaaagagcaatttgcaaattcatccggaataacaaaaaacccagaatagcaaaaactattctcaacagtaaaagaaattctggtgcagccatcttggttcctggatccctccgagactagtctgtgcaggtgagagtgtggactacagaagctaacagcttctgtggcaggccaaaacaacacagcttctgggacatgtcctgttttgggccttcatcttcggccaggagggaggtccaaacaccagatatctgtgcactttccctgtaagaggagagcttgcctgcagagagtgctccgaccactgaaactcagaggagagagcttgtctcccaggtctgttgatagaggctaacagactcacaagaggaacaatctttaaccagagacaactataacaactaactccagagattaacagatggcaaaaggtaaacgtaagaatcttactaacaaataacaagaccactcagcatcatcagaacccagcactcccacctcacccagtacagggcaccccaacacacccgaaaagctagacccggatttaaaaccatatctcatggtgatggtagaggacatcaagaaggactttaataactcactaaaagaaattcaggagaatactgttaaacaggtagaagacctgaaagaggaagcacaaaaatctcttaaagaattgcaggaaaacatgaccaaacaggtgatggaattgaataaaaaaaatccaagacctaaaaagggaagtagacacaataaagaaaacccaaagtgaggcaacactggagatagaaaccctaggaaagatatctggaaccatagatgcaagcatcaacaacagaatacaagagatggaagagggaatctcaggtgcagaagattccatagagaacatcggtacaacaatcaaagaaaatggaaaatgcaaaaagatcctaacacaaaacatccagtttctagacagataccaggtagcaaatttaaatcaagatcaggttaatgatataaacagtcctatatcgcctagagaaatagaagcagtcattaatagcttcccaaacaaaaaagcccaggaccagatgggtttagtgcagagttctatcagaccttcaaagaagatctaatcccagttcttcacaaactattctacaaaatagaaacagaaggtactctaaccaactcattctatgaagccacaattactctgatacctaaaccacaaaaagacccaacaaagatagagaatttcagaacaatttcccttatgaatatcgatgcaaaaatNNNNNNNNNNNNNNNNNNNNNNNNNNNNNNNNNNNNNNNNNNNNNNNNNNNNNNNNNNNNNNNNNNNNNNNNNNNNNNNNNNNNNNNNNNNNNNNNNNNNNNNNNNNNNNNNNNNNNNNNNNNNNNNNNNNNNNNNNNNNNNNNNNNNNNNNNNNNNNNNNNNNNNNNNNNNNNNNNNNNNNNNNNNNNNNNNNNNNNNNNNNNNNNNNNNNNNNNNNNNNNNNNNNNNNNNNNNNNNNNNNNNNNNNNNNNNNNNNNNNNNNNNNNNNNNNNNNNNNNNNNNNNNNNNNNNNNNNNNNNNNNNNNNNNNNNNNNNNNNNNNNNNNNNNNNNNNNNNNNNNNNNNNNNNNNNNNNNNNNNNNNNNNNNNNNNNNNNNNNNNNNNNNNNNNNNNNNNNNNNNNNNNNNNNNNNNNNNNNNNNNNNNNNNNNNNNNNNacccattcatgataaaagtcttggaaagatcaggaattcaaggcccatacctcaACATGATAAAAGTAATCTACAGCCAACATcgaagtaaatggtgagaagcttgaagcaatcccactaaaatcagggactatacaaggctacccactttctccctatctatgcAACATTATactagaagtcctagccagagcaattcgacatcAAAAGGAGATCACGGGGatacaatggaaagaaagaggtcaaaatatcactttttgcagatgatatgatagtatatataagtgaccctcaaaattccaccacagagctcctaaacctgataatcagcttcagtgaaatagctggatagaaaattaagtcaaacaagtcaatgtcctttctgtacacaaaggataatcaggctgagaaagaaattagggaaacaacacctttctcaatagtcacaaataatataaaataccttggcatgactctaactaaggaagtagaagatctgtatgataagaacttcaagtttctgaagcaagaaattgaagaagatctcagaagatgcaaagatctcccatgctcatggattggcaggatcaacattgtaaaaatggctatcttgccaaaagcaatctacagattcaatgcaatcaatccacatcaaaattccaactcaattcttcaacgaactagaaagggcaatctgcaaattcatctggaataacaaaaaaaccaagcataGGGAAAACTCTTCTCttaggataaaagaacctctggtggaatcaccatgcttaaCCTAAAgatttactacagagcaattgtcataaaaactgcatcgtaatggtatagtgacagacaagttgaccaatggaatagaattgaagacccagaaatgaacccatacacctatggtcacttgatctctgacaagggagctaaaaccatccagtggaaaaaagacagcattttcaacaaaaggtgctggcacaactggtggttatcacgtagaagaatgtgaattgatccattcctatctccttgtactaacgTCAAATCTAAGTTGAATAAGCAACTCCACATAattccagagacactgaaacttatagaggagaaagtaggggaaagcctcgaagatatgggtaccggggaaaaattcctgaatagaacagcaatgacttgtgcagtaagatcgagaatcgacaaatgggacctcataaaattgcaaagtttctgcaaggcaaaagacaccatcaataagacaaaaagaccaccaacagattgggaaagaatctttacctatcctaaatcagaaaggggactcatatccaatatatataaagaacacaagaaggtggactccagaaaatcaaataaccccattaaaaaatggggctcagaactaaaccaagaattctcacctgaggaatactgtatggcttagaagcacctgaagaaatgttcaacatccttaatcatcagggaaatgcaaatcaaaacaaccctgagattccacctcacaccagtcagaatggctaagNTCAAAANttcaggtgacagcagatgctggNgaggatgtggagaaagaggaacactcctccattgttggtgggattgcaagcttgtacaaccactctggaaatcagtctggcggtttcttacaaaattggacataatactaccagaggatccagcaatacctctcctggtcagatatccagaagatgttccaactggtaagaaggacacatgctcataGCAaggccactatgttcatagcagccttatttataatagccagaagctggaaagaacccagatgcccctcaacagaggaatggatacagaaaatatggtacatttacacaatggagtactactcagctattaaaaagaatgaatttatgaaattcctaggcaaatggatggacctggagggcatcatcctgagtgaggtaacccaatccaaagggaactcacacaatatgtactcactgataagtggatattagcccagaaacttagaatacccaagatagaagatacaattttctaaacatatgaaactcaagaagaatgaagaccaaagtgtggacactttgccccttcttagaattggcaacaaaacacccatgaaaggagttacagggacaaagtttggagctgagatgaaaggatggaccatgtcgAGACAgtcatatccggggatccatccctcccataatcagcttccaaacgctgacaccattgcatacactagcaagattttgcctaaaggacccagatatagctgtctcttgtgagactatgctggggcctaacaaacacagaagtggatgctcacagtcggctattggatggatcacagggcttcaatggaagagctagagaatgtacccaaggagctaaagga contains:
- the LOC110296968 gene encoding olfactory receptor-like protein OLF3, with amino-acid sequence MGTDNQTWMHEFILLGLSSDWNTEVSLFILFLLMYLVTVLGNFLIIVLIRLDSRLHTPMYFFLTNLSLVDVSYATSIVPQLLAHFLATHKAIPFLSCAAQLFFSLGLGGIEFVLLAMMAYDRYVAVCNPLRYSAIMHTGLCSRMAIVSWVGGSINSVMQTAITFQLPMCTNMYIDHISCELLAVVRLACVDTSANEVAIMVSSIILLMTPFCLVLLSYIQIISTILKIQSKEGRKKAFHTCASHLTVVALCYGMAIFTYIQPHSSPSVLQEKLISLFYAILTPMLNPMIYSLRNKEVKGAWQKLLGKFSEFTSKLKT